Part of the Camelus bactrianus isolate YW-2024 breed Bactrian camel chromosome 6, ASM4877302v1, whole genome shotgun sequence genome, ACTCCCACTGCTCTACCTCCGGCAAAGTGACCTTATGCCCTAGATTTCCCTTACCATGTTTAGATCACTGCCCAGTTAAATCCCTTGCTTATAGACAGAGAGTTGGAGGGACTCAGGGCTGGATCGCCTTGGTCTGACCCTCATCTTCTCTTGTGCAGAGAGCCTGGGAAGAACATCATTTGAGCAGTAAGTTATATTCTGAGCAATGGTTTATTTGGAAATTCAAAATTGCAGCTTATACTCCAGCATCTTTCATCGCCCCCAAGCAAACACTCATAGCAAACCTTTTTAACCTTTCCACTTGGAAGGGGCCTTTAAGCCTAAGCAAGGTGCCCCCTCAACCCTGGACACTAGGAGAGGGACCTAGTTCACATTCCTTGTTGTTTTCATTCTTAACAGATTGGTGCACTTAGTTTTGCCCAAGTTCAAGATCTCCTCCACAATAAACTTGAGACATCTGCTTCCCAAGATTGGCATCAGAGACATGTCCACTAGAGCAGCAGACCTCCAGGGCATCGCAGACAAGGCTGCCCCATCCGTTTGGGAGGTGAGTGGGGCAATTTCCAGAGTCTCTATTTTATGCTCAACAGTCCTGATtggaaaacaattattttaaacagCAGTTATAGCTCTTACTTGCCTGGGTCCACGGGCTTTGGGGTACTTTTGTCATTCGTTCATTCAAAAGTGATGGCATCAAGCATGTTTGGAGGTACTGGCGATAAAGTCGTGAGGCAGCCAGACAAGATCTTCCTCTCACAGGTGTCCCGTGAGCACGTCGACAGACAGGAGGGTTTTATGTCCGCCAGTGCACACTCTCTAAAGAAGGAGAAGCAGGGAAACTGAAGAACGTGCGGGGTGGAGTGGGCAGAGGGGTGGGCTGGGTTCGCCTTGCTGCAGACGCCTGAATGAGCAAGGGGGCCCGCACCTGGGGATGTGTGTTCCAGGTAAAGAGAGCAAGTGTATCCTGGGGGGATGTGAACTTGACATTTTTGAGGAACCCCAAGAAGGCCCAGGCAGCTAGAAGGGGGAGTGAGACAGAGCCTGGTAGGAGGTGAGGACAGAAATCAGGCAGGGTCTGGACATTCAGGTCTCCCAGGTCCTGGACAGGACTGGGGTTTTATTCTGACTGACGCGGGCGACCACTGAGGCTGACATGTGCTGATCTATGCTTTACAAAAGACCACTCTTTGCCCTGTGGAGAACAGGCAATGgccctggaggaagagggaggccagTTAGGGAGCCTGGAGGGCAACCCAGGTGAGAGGTGATGGAGGTCGGACGGAGCATTCAGAGGGGGGTTAGCAGCAGTGGGAGGGCTCCGTGTACATTTTGAACACTAAGCTGAAGTGTAGGGAAGGAAGAGTCAGGTTTGTAAACTGGGGCCTGGTAAACAATGGAGCCAATGCCTGAGACAGGATAGATGGAAGTGGAGTGGGTTTGGGTGAGCAGGCAGGGACCAGCTCTGCCAAACCTGATATGCCTGTTAGACATGCAGATGCCAGGGGGCATTGATGAGATCACTTTACCTCTCCCAGTGGGCACATGGGGCTGCCTTCCAATTATTCTCCCAAGGTCGCTAACCGGCTGTGTACTCTGTGGCCACCCCATAGCATTTGGCCCAGGACATAAGCAGCAATCACAATTCCTCACCATGCTACAGCACTAAGCAAATCACAAAgcactttttcattatttctctgGCTTGAGTCTCCCAATGACCCtggggagtggggacagggcaggggtcCTGTTCTTTAATTGAGAGATGAGGGAGCTGTCACTCAGACATCGGATGGAGTTCCCAAGGTTGGGATCCCACTGGAATACAGTTCTTCCTGTAGCCTAGTGGGTGTAAGTGTGACTTACTGTGCCCAATTCAAACAGAATCCACCCGGCCAGTGTGCACTGAGTGCTGGAGGCCGGGCTGGGTTTGAGAGATGCCGAACTCCTCACCAGTAACGCGAGCAATGCCCTGGCCACGTTTCCCCGCAGGCCCTCCTGCAGAGCAGATGGACAGACGTGCACGTCCAGGCACAAGTCCTTCCCCAAGGAGGGAGAATTGGCCTTGCCTTGAGGGAGACAGCAAAAACTAGCCCCCTACCCGTTTCCATCATATCCTTCTGGAAAGTGTATGAAAGGACTCTCTCTCAGCTCTTCTGCGGGATTTTTTTCTAAGCCTTCAGCCCACTCAGCATTCCTCTGTGTTTtattcctctttcctccctcttaaACATGCAAACTCCTTGAGTCACTGGCCCTGCTCTGGGAGAGGCTGAACTCAACAATCACCAACCCCTCCCAGGGAGCATCTGACTTTCAATAGCACATCTGTTTGCTGGGATCCCAGGGAGGTTTTCCAGGAATGGAAGTCAGCTTTCCTCCACCTGCCATGAGCCGTGGAGGGAGGCTGCCTCCCTGACCTCGCCAGAAGGGATCACTGGGCCTGGGCACACCGCCCGGCATGTGTTCTCAGCCAGTCAGGTGAGTTCATGCCCAGAGCTAAGCGGGAACCTGTTTTCCTCCCAGGCTGTGCATCATGCTGAGCTAGAGGTGAGCGAGCGCGGCTTGACCGCGGATGCAGCCAGAGATGCCGCCATGTGGAAGGTCCCCGTGGACACGAAGGAGGTCCCTGTGGTCGTGAAATTCAACAGACCCTTCTTCCTGGTTTTGGAGGATCAGATGACTCAAAAAGACCTCTTTATGGGCAAAGTCTTCAACCCCCAAACTGAGTAGAAGTGGGGTCAGGCTGTGCTGAGTGAGAACTTAGCTGGTCATGAATAAAATGAATACAATTCACCATCTGTGCATCCaaggagtttgctactgagaagTGTGGCTGAGAGTGGAGGGGGGCCGGGTCACGGCTGGTCTTCTGTCCAGGAACAGAGAGGGTTAAGAAGCGGGGGTTTGGGGCTTTCCAGGGACATTTGGCCAATGCGTCTTCTGTCCTGGAACAAGGCTGTCATACGCAGGGAAGCAGTTCTGAGGAGTGTGAGCAGGTGAGGGAGGGCTGTCTCAGGCTGTGGCTGTCTCAGGGGTCTTGCTCCCTTCCCCGCTGGCAGTCAGAGCCCACCCCCCTCATCTGCACAAGAGGACTCACACCAACTCCCCCGGCCAGCCCTGAGTGGAGACTAGCCCCACcacagagggagggtggggagaggaagggtcaGGACCCACAATCACCTCGGGGGCTTCCGTGTGTTTGCTCAGCTCCAAGGGGAAATGGGTGGTACCCAGAGAAGCAGAGGGCCCCACCCAAATAAGTTGACAGCATCCTCTCTGTCCCATACCCTGGTCTCTTTTCATCTTTACAGCAACCCTCCATGAGGGAGTTATCATGGCCCCCAACTGGAGAGGAAGTAAAACCGAGGAGGGGAAAAGAGACAGGATACTCATGCACagaatggggtgtgtgtgtgtgtgtgtgtgtgtgtgtgttagagagagggagagggagagaggctgggatGTGGCTACTACCTGGCTGGCCGTGAATTGCCTTGGACACACGGGATCATGAGGTCTAGTGGCAACCAGTCATCTGACCTGGGAAGTCAGACCCGGCGGCCATGAGCACAGCTGGCAGACTTTGGCCAATCAGGCCGACCCAAGGGTGATACCCAAGAGGCAGAACCCGGCCTGGGTGGGCTAGTTCGGTGCAAGAACCCAGAACAGACTAGGCCAGAGGGTGAAAGAAAACtgctccggtagagagcccaagCTCAGTGCTGAAGGCACAAGGCCAGGAAGGAGACTGGGGGCCAGCGATGGGGCACGAGGGGCTGGCTGCTCGTCATGAGATGACATAATGAAGCCAGAGCCGCCTGGGGGTCACCTGTAGGTCTAGAAGCCTTGGACTGGATGAGAGAGGGCAGGGTCCCCCAGATCCACCAAAAGTCCAAGTCCGGTGGGGTGTGGGACATGACACAAGTGTTCTTTTCTGGGGACAATGTGACCCTGAAGGAACCCCATCCACTCCCAGAGGCGTCACTTCAGGACTTGAACTTCCATTCATTTAAGAAGGATGCTCAAACGCCCGAGAAAAGAGCTTGCCACTTACATCACCACTTACAGCCCAAGCTCCAAGAAAGGAGAGCCCTGGGGGGGGGGTCCCAAGAGCAGCATGGCTCAGTCAAGGAGATAACTTGAGAGAGGAACCGTAAGGTGGATTGTTCTAGAAGATGTGGAGGAAGTGGTGTCAGCAGCACAAGCAGATGAAGGAAGGCCTGGAGATGCTTGCTGGTGCGTCCACAGTGAAGGCAGAGGGGGAAGATGCTCCCAGAGGATGCTGAGGGCCGGATTCCATCAGTAGAGGGCATCCCTGGAGGATTACGAGGTCTGGTGTCCCTCGTgctggagggaggtgggcagggacaTGTGACACAAGGAGATTGTTGGCACACGTACAAAAACGACTCTGGGAAATGACTGAGAAGCACTAGGCACCCAGGGCAACTCTGTAGACTTAACCAAGCCCATTTGCCCAAGTTCACGGTGAGCTGGGCCTTCTCACAGACATCAGTGCCACAACCCGCAGTGCCTTCACCAGAGGCCAGGGTAGGTGTCTTTGTGACTGCAGCGATGAGCTGGAATGGTCTCAAGGCAGAGTAGACAGTGAGATGAGACCCGTTCAAGGTCATGTTCATGACCTCTGACTCTGAGTTGGGACATACAAGTGAGGTGTCTGTGCACCAAAATCAAAGATTTTCACTCCAGAAAGGAAGCCAAGCCCCCTCGAGGAGGTGATGCTCAACCCTCTCTCCTGCTATCACATGACACATGTGATGGTTCATTTCATGTGTAAATTGTCTGCACCACACTGTCCACGTATGTGGTCTGTTGGCACCGCAATAtcaatgtgcacacacacactgtatgcagagagagctgatggctactctaaAAGTTTATTAAACTACACAGGCTTATAAAGCAAAAGAGAACAATATGGAAAATGTTTAACTATGGTATGTCATTTTATGACTCCCTAGAGGCACAGATTGTTTTAAGGTCAGGATCTTAAGGTCCTTTGATATTTTTGATAGATTACGCTCGTCACAGAGCCAGTGAGCCTTACATCTTATCAGGGTGGAACATGTAGGAAAATAGCTGCTTGACAACATTCTTTctgactcaggcggctgtgcctgtcttaggctgcccccctctggggatcttacccgtcattggctaaccagccttctcacctctgagtctgcagccttttataacttgtttaccattccagcccaagtcTTGTTCCTTTGTTCACACAATCAGGGGGCTACAGTGGTCAAACATTCTTCTCGATGTTTTGGTGAAGGTGTTTGGAgaggagattaacatttaaattggtggactTCAGGTAAGGCGGACGGTACTTCatcatgtgggtgggcctcatccaatcagttgaaggcctgaataaaaCAAGGACTGACATCTCCTGAGCAAGAGGAAATTCCACCTGGGGCAGCCTCCGGACTTGACTGCAACACCCActctccctgggtctccagcctgagGGCTTACCATGCAGATTTTGGATTTGTGatcctccataatcatgtgaaccaattctttaaaatatctttctctctttctctccttctctttctttctccctcctcgcTCTGGGCCAGGCAGTGCACAGACACTGCCCATGTACAAACACATTGGGTTCCCACCACAGCTCTGTGAAGTGGGCTCTATTGTGACAGAGTCTGCAGTAGATCCCAAAATGGGAGACCCTCAGAGTCGTTTCTTCTCCGCTAGCATGTGACAAATGACTGTAATGAGCCAGCCAAAAGTGAACTGGATTCCTTAGATGAGAAAGGAACTCTGGCCATAGACTTCAATTCTCGTTTATTCATACTGCAAATGTGTCTTTATAAAATAGCCAGAAAGTTCTCAGCACTGTTCTAGACCCAAGGGTAGGATCTCAAGCAGTGGTGGGTGGAGCCAACTCCATCAGTGCCTAGTCCAAATGTCCTTGGCCTTCACACTTCCAGTACGTACTGATTGGACCCTCCTGTGAGCACCTACAGCTCTCCCCTTGGGACTTTCACACACCAGACAGGCCAGAGgcacctccagccccaccccactgGAGAATCAGATTCAGGATCCTGGAAgcctttatgttttaaaagttcctcttgaTTGGAACCACAGTGCCAACCCAGAcaagcttttattttgctttacgTGCAATtaaatacttctatttttaacaatgttttattgggtttttattataaataaaatgcatgCTCTTTGTGAGAAATTAACGGAAGACAAAAATCTACAAAGAACATGAAAGTTACCCAGTTCCATCAGTCATGAGAAACATACTTAGTTCCAGGTTTGGTTCTAGATCTTGGGTAACAGAAGAGTAAACAAGAGTCGATGAACTCACTTTATGGGGCTTGTGATGcagcaggagagaggagagaagattttgctctgttttctaaatttcctgccagtcttttttttttttttttctgtacatgGATCATATTTATTTCAAGTTTCAGTAAATACTGGAATGGTTTAGTGTTGCAGTGAAGGCTTCAGCTGGGGAAGCAGATCTGTCTTCTGAATATGGCCTCACCACCCACTTACTGAGCGAGTTATtgacctcactgagcctcagtttcccatccgTAAAGCAGAGAGGACCATgcctttcacattcttttctctccagttttactgagaaataactGACATCCGTCACTGTATGAGTTCAAGGTGTATCACACGGTGGTTTGATTTTATACATATTGTGAAATGGTCACCACAACAGATTTAGTCAACATCCCGCATTCTTCTTGTGCTGGTGATTCATACAGATCACCGCCTGGAACACACAGAACACCAATGACAGATCAGAAGCCACCGCATCACGACCCCCTGCCGCCATCCCCAACGTGAGGACATCCTCAGACCAAGCTGGGTCCAGAATCACAACCCACTTTGTCTgtagggcaggcaggcaggacagaTACTTGGAAGAAAAGGTCGCTTCCTGTTTGCTGCATATGATCTTCATACCCGTTCCAGGAATTGACCTGGCAAATATTGACTAGGCTGCCGTGATCTTCAAACACTATTTTCCTGTGAGTAGGAGGCGACGCAGGGCTGAAGACCCAAGGCCCCCAGCCCAGGGACCTCGCCGTGAGTACCACGCTTGTGTCTGAAATGAAGGCAGGAGTGGCAGTGCGCTCACACTTGCTcacgcgctctctctctctttctctctcgctTTGGCAGAATAAATAAGAGAACTGAGTCCCTTAAAAGAAACATGCGATGATACACTGCTTCTAAGTCTTAAAGTAAGAACTTCTggttttaaattatcttttatggATGGCTtgacctttaaaatttttgagaaagGAACTCTCAGTATTCTTGGCAGTtagagaacaaaacagaacaatccaatccaaatcaaaatgacaatgttACTGCAGCAAATTTACTAGAAACTCTGTTATATGAAGAGTGATGCTTCAGAGCCCTGGTCTGGAATCTGAATCATGCTCCTGCCACTTCGCAGGTgtttgtctcagtttccccataggTGCAGCAGGAATAATATTACCAATACCTTAAGGGTCCCAGAAGGATTCAATTAAGTGATGTGAAGTGAGTATCTCTCCACGAGGGTGCTGCTGGCATGTAGGATGGACCATTCCTCATTGCCTGTGACACATCTGGTGTTTCAAgtgctttctctctcccactaAACTCCAGTAGCACCCCCTTCCAGATTTTGAGATGATCCTAGATACTACCACACCCTCTTTATAACcatccctccccctgcctctgaGCACAAGTCTGGCTTGGAACCGGTGATACACTGTATCTAATATCCCCAccacaaaataaacaataaataaggatattataattaattaatggaGTTCTTAATTTTCTTCTGGGATCTTTCTGGAAAgggtataaagaaataaattagggTGTGATTCCATCCAGCCTCAGTAGAAAGGGGTAAAAATTAACATTGCATGTTTCCTATGGGCCAGGtgctttatattatattatttctttttttttttttttgagcagaccaaatttagactttaaaaaaaaatttttgtgtatatatatatatatttcttatcaaAGTTATTTCTTATAATCCTTAAGCAACCCCACCCCTGGGAGGTAGGCATtgttattattcacattttgcaAATAACTCACTGTGGTTCAGAGAGCTTCCTTTGCCCAGTATCACCCAGTGACTTAACTGCACAGCCTTGATTCAAACCCAGGCGCCCTGACTTACAATTCAGTCCTCTGGGAAAATCAGGGCATCCTGAGGGTGCAGGAAGTAGAAAATAGTGGCGAGATCATtgggattaaaaacaaataaaccggAAGAAGTTTTATTGCAGCTGTAGTTCTTATTTCCCCCAGGGGCAGGCCAATATTTCAATTGCTCTGCTTCCCAGCTTCAACGGAATCTGTTGGTAAGCGGGCCGCGGCGGAGGGGGCAGGACGTGGCCTTGGGAAACTGCCCGCGGTACTTTGACCTGCAAACTGTGTTTCAACATAACCGGTAAGGCGGCTACCTTCAGCCTCCCAACAACTGGCCTTTGGGGTGTGGTGGGGGATTTAGGGTGCCGTAAACCATCTGCAAAAATAAGAGCTCTCCCACACGACCATGGCATTTGTAACCGACCCAGAGACCATTAGTTTGGGCAAAAGGTCAAGGCACTGATTAAGACACGGAAGCTATCAGGACAAACAGCAAGGACGCAGCGGGCAGCTGCGGGCAGCGGCTGTGGGCTGGGACAATGGAAGGGTCAGTTCTGAAGGGGGCAAGGGGACAGCAAGGTGGAGTGGGGGGCCCAAGTGTGTGCTCTGTGAAGACGTGGGCCTGCACTCCCCGCCCTGAAGCACTGGGACCCCCTGGGTCACACTGGGATCCCCTGGGTCACACAACCTAAAGCACAGGAGATACTGTGTTGGGTCCCCAGGGCTGCCATTATACAGGACCACAGACTGGTGGCTTAAATGGCAGAAACGTGTCATCTCACAGTTTTGGGCACCAGAAATCCGAgatcagggtgttggcagggctggctccttctgaggctcagagagagaatCTGTTCTAAGCCTCTCTGTTTCTGGGGGTCTGCTGGCCGTCTTTGGGGCTCCCTGGCTTGCAGAAGCATCACCCTGGTTGCTCTCTCCCTTCACCTTCACGtcctctccctgtgtgtctgtgtccagttTCCCATTTTTAgaaggataccagtcatattaGATTAGGGCCCAGATTAGCCTCTTACTAATTAATTAACTcagtgaccctatttccaaacaagatcacattctgagatagtggggattaggacttcagtGTAGGAATGGGGGGAGGGAAAgatacaattcaacccataaagGCTATCTTCCCTGAACCATCAGTTAAGATACAGGCTTCCGCCCCTGCGTGTGACGAGAGGTCCTTGAGATAACAGGTTTGATGGAGACAGAGTTGACCTCTCTCATCTCTCCGTCCAGGCTCCATCCATCCTGTGGCTTTGCCACCCCTCATTCTCCTGAGCTGCCCCCACCCACGGTGTCCCCATGGCTGATGGTCACATCCACACTCCCGCTAAAGAAGACCCAAAGAGGAGAGGGCACTCCCCTTTCTGGGAGGATCTGGCCCAGGAGATACACGCGTCATCCTCTCCCCTCCCGTTGGCAGATTCTAGTTAATGGCCACACCCAGGTGCCAGGGAGGCCTGGCATCACTTGTGTCACAGTGTCCTGAACATCTGCTCTGTAGATTGAGGGTCAACCCTGTTTTTGAAAGTTAATGAATAATCGAAAGAATgactggaaagaagaaagaaaaagaaaaaggaaggaaggatggatggatgcagtgggggaggcagggagaaaagaccatggaatttttttttaagcccagaGTCCTTTTCTCAATGAAATCTTCCAGACAGATCAGTATATAAAGCTATAAAGGGCCGCATCGCTGAGAACCCCGGGGGAAGTGTCTGGAGTCCTGCTTACTCACGCCCACCTCACCCTCTGCAGTGCCCCGCCTGACGCGTCTGTGGGATAGTTTGGATGGGAGGTTTATTGTATAAACAAAGAGGAGCCTTGAAGTTATTTATGAAAAACAATGGCATGTTCAACATCTTGTTTTCAGAGGATGGGACCAGCGTGGCTGTGGCTGCTGGGAGCGGAGATCCTGGCCTCGGTCCACAGTCAGACCTTTCCTGCCCGTGGAGATAAGAACCTGGGGGTGCCTGAAGCCCCCCGGGGTCAGCTGTCAGAGCCTCTCCCTGCCTACCACAAAGTCACACCTACCATTACCAACTTCGCTCTGCGTTTGTATAAGCAGCTGGCAGCAGAAACCCCAGGAAACATCTTCTTCTCTCCTGTGAGCATCTCCACCACCCTGGCCTTGCTCTCTCTGGGGGCACAAGCTGACACCCCGACTCAGATCCTGGAGGGCCTCGGCTTCAACCTCACGGAGACCCCAGAAGCTGACATCCACCATGGCTTCCAGAGCCTCATCCACACCCTCGACCTGCCCAGCCCCAAACTGGAACTGAAAGTCAGCAACTCCCTGTTCATGGACAAGCAGCTGAAGCCTCAGCAGCGCTTTTTGGACATCATCAGGGAGCTGTATGGGGCTTTTGCTTTTTCTGCCAATTTCACAGATTCCAATACAACTAGGAGGCAGATTAATGACTACGTGAGAAAGCAAACTTACGGGCAGGTGGTGGACTGCCTGGAGGAGTTCACGCAAGACACGCTCATGGTTCTCTTGAATTACATCTTCTTCAAAGGTGAGGGCTGGCCTGGGCAGGTGTAATGCCTCCTCCTCTATCTCCAGCCCTGTCCCTAAAAAGCACTAATTTTGAAGTCTTACAACTGTTTCTTCCAGAAGTTACCTCCAAACATTGAAGTAGTGTCTTTATATGACAACTTCTTAATTTATCAATATTTGATTtctctttgccattttttttcagttctatttGCATCGTTTTTTAACAAAACTTATATTCAATCCCACTTTTCTATTAATAattcacttttataaaaatattttatttttaaattattatctaTTTCAAGCTACAGAAATGCAAAGAATAATATAAAAACCACCATACACTCCCCCTCCAAGAATGAACAAATGGTAGCATTTTACCATtcacttcagattttttttttttaaatatagtattgCAGATTCAGTCCAGTTCCTTTGCAGTCCTTGCCTGGTCCCATTTCCCTCCTTCCATGCCTCCCCAAAGGCAACCACTGCCCTCGGGTTGCTGTGTGCCCTTCACGTCCGTGGGTGCACATCAAGTGCGTGTCCACAATCATCTAGAATACACTCCACGTCTCTTAACACTACACAACTGGTGTATTTCGCACTTAGGTTTCGGTGTCATTATCACATCTTAATTTATAGCGATAGCTTGTTTTGACTGTTGCACTGAAATTTTCACGTCTTGAGGTCCATTTCTCTTTACTTTGGTTATTTCCTGCATTAGTGGCCTTACGTGGAGATTTCTGCTGGGAGGAAATTTAGATTTCTAAATTTTGCTTAACTTCAGTTCATACTTTAtttagatttccttagtttttacgtgatgttcttttctcttcctggatCCCATGCGGATCCACATTTACATTCAGTCATCATGTCAATTTAGGCTCCTCTTAGCTGCGGCAGTTTCTCAAACTTTCCTTGCTTTTAATGACCTTGACAATTTTGAGGAGTGCTGGCTAGATAGTTTGCCTGAATGTCCTAAGATTGGGATTTGCCTGGTGTTTTCCCCATGATTAAGACTGGGGTTACGGGACATGGGAAGAAGGCCACAGAGGTGAAGTGCCATTCTTGTCCCATCATGTCAAGGAGACATACTATCAACCTGACATCACTGTTGATGTTGACTTTGATCACACGGCTAAGATGATGCTTGGTAGACTTCTCCCTTTTCATACTGTGTTCTTTGGAGAGAGTCACTGTGTACCCCCCACACTTATGGCGTGGGGAGTTATGCTCTGTCTCCTTGAAAGAGGAAGagctacataaattatttggaattcttctgtatgggaggttttctcttctctcacatttatttattcaatcacttatttacataattatggactcatggatatttatcttatattttggattataatccaatactaccTAATTATGTTGCTCAAAATTCTCTAATACTGACCATTGTTAGAGCTCTTTTAATTGGTTCCTGTGTCTTTTGCTGTACCTCCATCTTTGCTGATTTGGGGGgaacactt contains:
- the LOC105079897 gene encoding serpin A11 codes for the protein MGPAWLWLLGAEILASVHSQTFPARGDKNLGVPEAPRGQLSEPLPAYHKVTPTITNFALRLYKQLAAETPGNIFFSPVSISTTLALLSLGAQADTPTQILEGLGFNLTETPEADIHHGFQSLIHTLDLPSPKLELKVSNSLFMDKQLKPQQRFLDIIRELYGAFAFSANFTDSNTTRRQINDYVRKQTYGQVVDCLEEFTQDTLMVLLNYIFFKAKWKHPFNRYQTQKQESFFVDDRTSLHIPMMHQKEMHRFLYDQEVACTVLQIEYSGNARVLLILPDPGKMAQVEAALQPETLRKWDQLLLPSLLDLHLPRFSISGTYNLEEVLAHVGLTDLFNFEADLSGITGKLNRTMSRVSHKATVDMSERGTKAGAASSLLSQAQSLTATSAPHAHFNRPFLLLLWEVTTQSLLFLGKVVNPAAG